The genome window gaaacggtatggacttaacagagcagaagatattaagaagaggtggcaagaatacacagaagaactgtacaaaaaagatcttcatgacccagataatcactatggtatgatcactcacactcacctagatccagacatcctggaatgtgaagtcaggtgggccttaggatgcatctctatgaacaaagctaatggaggtgatggaatttcagttgagctatttcaaatcctagaagatgatgctgtgaaagtgctgcactcaatatgttagcaaatttggaaaactcagcagtggccacaggattggaaaaggtcagttttcattccaatcccaaagaaaggcaatgccaaagaatgctcaaactactgcacaattgcactcatctcacatgctagtaaagtaatgctcaaaattctccaagccaggcttcagcaatacatgaaccgtgaacttccagatgttcaagctggttttagaaaaggcagaggaaccagagatcaaattgccaacatctgctggatcatggaaaaagcaagagagttccagaaaaacatctatttctgctttgttgactatgccaaagcctttgactgtgtggatcacaataaactgtggacaattctgaaagagatgggaataccagaccacctgacctgcctcttgagaaatctgtatgcaggtcaggaagcaacagttagaactggacatggaacaacagactggttccaaataggaaagggagtacgtcaaggctgtatattgtcaccctgcttatttaacttatatgcagagtacatcatgagaaacactgggctggatgaagcacaagctggaatcaagattgccaggagaaatatcaataacctcagatatgcagatgataccacccttatggcagaaagtgaagaagaactcaagagcctcttgatgaaagtgaaagaggagagtgaaaatgttggcttaaagctcaacattcagaaaactaagatcatggcatctggtcccatcacttcatggcaaatagatagagaaacagtggaaacagtggctgactttatttttctgggctccaaaaatcactgtagatggtgattgcagccatgaaattaaaagacgcttgctccttgaaaggaaagttatgaccaacctagacggcatattaaaaagcagagacattactttgccaacaaaggtctgtctagtcaaggctatggtttttccagtagtcatgtatggatgtgagagttggagtataaagaaagctgagcactgaagaattgatgcttttgaactgtggtgttggagaagactcttgagagtcccttggactgcaaggagatccaaccagtccatcctaaaggagatcagtcctgggtgttcattggagggactaatgttgaagctgaaactccaatactttggccacctgatgcggagagctgactcatttgaaaagaccctgatgctgggaaagattgagggcaggaggagaaggggacgacagaggatgagatggttggatggcatcactgacacaatggacatgggtttgggtggactctgggagttggtgatggacagggaggcctggcgtgcggctcttcatggggttgcaaagagttggacacgactgagcaaatgaactgaactgaactgaactgagagcagaaATATCCAGTCCCACAAAGCACAAAGATTCTGTTCTGGAATAACTCAATAACATTTTCTCAAGGTTTACTCTGTGTCAGGTACTCAtagcattttacatgtattaacctAACAACAGTTCTCAATGTTGGAAGCCATTATCAGCAtccttatttttcagatgaggaaatggaggcacagagaggttaagccactcatctgaggtcacacagctccaCAGGGGCAGTGCCAGGCACTTTGGCTGCAGGGAAGGTGCTCTTAATTGTGAATCTTCACCACGCTTTCCTTCACCACACCCGGGCAAATGGACAAGGGTTTGAGTTGGATAATTTTGCTCTGCCTGGAAGGAAAAGCCTTTCAGCAAAGTGGGCTTTGCACCAGGAAAGGTCATGGAGGTGAGTATCTGGACCCCCTCGTGGAGGCGCTGAGGAAGTGGGCTCCTCACTTGTACCCCTGCAGTTAGGTGTTCAACTTGGCTCCGGCTGCCCTGAGTTAACCCTGCTTGTGGGCATGTGTGGGTGGCAGTGGTAAGTGCTCAAGGTTGAACAAAGCAAAGATGCTCACTGCATCTGTGAGAAACCACGGGGGCTGGATGGCTGCTGCAGGGGAAGTTCTGCAGGAAGAGGGTAGCAGGCGCAGAAGGAAACAGGTCTGGAGAGCTGTGCATGCTCTTCTGAGTGCCCCCTGGGGGGCCTCCCGTCCATGTTCTCCACTGACCGGCTCCCCTCAATACCTGAGATCTCCCTTCCTTTCCATAAAATGGGGCCGGAGGATTTCCCAGTCAGGAGGTCACGTGAGTAACACATGTTTTCATCCGTAAAGCCACTTTTCTTCTAGGACTGCTATAAATAAATGCTCCACCATAGCTGGTCCATTTCACCAATTCAAAAGGAACTTGAAGTAGCTTCCTCCAAAACACACATGacaacagttaaaaataaagtgagaaagagAGATCAGAAACTGTAGAGAGGAAGGCAGAAGTCTACCGGGAACTTGAGGGGCTGTATACTTGATGCTACACTTAGCCTGAGCTTCCTGGCACCCCAGGCAAAAGAAGGGGGATAAGTCCTATAATCTGGTCTCTAAAATGAAGTGCATTGGGTTACAGAAAAGTGAAACTTGGTCTCAGACTGGAACATAAGCAGTGTGGCATGGGCAAAGAATCGAGGATCTGAAAGCAGACAGTGAGTGTGTGGCCCCTCAAAATGATTCAACcttcctgagtctcagttttcttatctgttaacTGGGCATGATAAGATTTTTCTTGGGAGGCTGTTGTTGAGATCAGAAATAACAATGTGTGAAGTGCATCTGAATACTTGGCAGGCCTCTCGTCTTACATATTACAAAGCATGATTTGACTGGTTGTCAGCAAATACATAGGGCTTTCCTGAGGGCAGTTcaagtaataaagaatctgcctgcaaagcagaagaagcaagagacacagattcagtccctgggtggggaagattccctggagaagggcatggcaacccactcctgtattcttgccatgaagaatcccatggacagagaagcctggtgggctacagtccatggggtcgcaaagagtcagatgtgactgaagcgacttagcatgcactcacagaaaatatatattcaacgAAGAGTTCTTTTGGATGATGCAAAACCTTCCTCACCTGACTGTTTCTTACAACCAGCTCTGGAAATTATCGAGTAGTGTTTAAATTGCACACAGGCAAAATCAGGGTTGGGACAGGTGTTCGGAAACATCAGAACCTGCCATcagatttttctctctgaaatgtcCATTTCTCTTCTGGCTTTTGACAGCCCTGGAGTGGTCCTGGCCTGGTGTAGGAGTGAGGCTGTGAGCCTCATGTTTCATTGGGAAGATGTATACTCCTGGGAATAGACCCAGCATTCTCACCCATAGGGACCCGTGGTCTCTCCCGGCTCCTTCACAGGTATCCAGCCGAGAGACCAGAGCCTGCAGCCCAAATGCTAGAAAACGGAGATGACTCAGTAACCCACTCATCTTGCCCAAATTCTCTCCCATTTCCTGGCTGAGCACAGAACTGCCTGTCCTTCCAATGTTGTAGCCAGTGCTGGGCCCAAGCCGGCCCTGGGGGTGGCCAGGGGATCTCTTGGGTAGAAAGAATGCGTCTTCAAGCCTCAGTGTCTTCTTCTGTTCAAGGAAAGCAAACAGGTGCTTTCTTTCCCAggctgggttgggggtgggggtccttTAAGTCATTGGACAAAGAAATTGACTGGCTCATCACCCACCACGTGCTGGAAGGATCTGGAGCCACTGCAGTAATCTTGGGGGGCACTGACCCATGCTCTTGACCCATCCAAGCCCACAGGCCACGGCCCTCCAGGACTGAGCTCAGTGGGACTCCGAGCTCCAAGTCCCACCCCACTTACCCACCCCCTGCCAGTTCCCTGCACTTGGCCTTGGGGCCCCCCCACCGGGTGCCTCCAGCTTTCCTCCCTCCGGGGCTAAAATCCTTTGGTGTGTGCATGTGGAAGGTGTGGGGCTTTTATGAGCTCTTAGGACCTTGATTTGATcgttttctttattaaataaaaactgtCGACTTAAAAAATTAGTCACAACATAAAAGtcaagagttatgttttatttggtgggaattttaaGACagcaagcctgggagacagcatcccaagtaaccctgagagaactgctacTGATAAAGGGGGGGGGGGGTCGCGGAGGAGTGAaattatatagaagtttgcaacaaggggcaagtagtctgaacatcaaaagattattattaatcatgaaaaaataaatatctcaagttaaggaatttagcactttctgTGTACGAAAAGATGCAAGAGCCTGGGCTTgaagaaatcattcctttcatatgcatctcagctagcGGAGCCAGAATCCTGCGTTTTTTCACATGCCCGCGCCCCGCCACCAATACCCCCAGCTCCTCAGAGCTGGTGTATGAGAGCTTCATCCTTCTTCCTGGGCGCCCTAGGGGCTCAGAtattcacatttggagggccgGAATCGCCGATGGCTGTGACATCTTTGTGTGTTGACACGGCAGGAAACACTCCACTTCTGGATACAGATATAAACTTGTTTTGAAGAAGGGCAAGGTGTAGCTTCCAGAGGCACCTGGGCTGACGCCCCTCCAGCCCAAGACGGAGGGGGGGCAGGCGAGGCAGGCGGAGGGTTAGAAGAAGCGGCAGGAGGACCTGCTGTTTTTCCTGTTGCAAGTAAAAGGGAAACAAAGTGGGAAGTGGAGTGTGCGGGCTGTCAGCAGGCGGGGCGCCCCCACCGCGCCCCGCCTCCGTCCCTCGAGGCTCACTCGCGCCCAGCGCCGGAGCTCCCAGCGGCTGCCAGCTGAGCCCGGACGGGTAAGCGCTCACCTCCGGCTgagtctgggaggtgggggagaggacaGGGACCAGGGACTTCGGAGGACTTAGGGGGACCACGAAGAGACGGGGGACCGGCTTGTGGACGTCTCCCGGCGCGAAGAGCCGGTGCACCCGGGGCCGGTGCACCCGGGTCCTGTGCACCCGCCGGCGTCTAGCGAGCCGGGCGAGGGGGCGCCCCCCGGAACTTGGGCCAAGGTTGTGCGCGGGGTCGGGGCGGCCCCCGGAGCGTCCTCCGAGAGAGGGATGCACACAGCTCCCGTGCACGGGGACTGTACGCCCCCGGGGAGGTCCCGGGCCCGAGGCGGGGTAAGGGGTGCGCTCCCGCGGCAAGACAGCCTCGTATGCACCAGCCGAGCCCATGGAATGACAGCGGTTAGCCGCGTGCGCCCTGCCCCGGGGGCTGGCGAGCGGGACCCGGGGCGCCCGGGCTATGCCGTGGGGTGCAGGCTACGTTCTCTACGGCGGttctgcctccccccacccccgccccgagCTCCCGTCGAGCCTTGGGGAGAGGGGTGCACACATCTCCCCTGCGCCCTGGCCCGGTGCACCCTCCCCAGCCCCGGAGAGCGGGACCCGTGGCTGGAGAGAGGCCAGGGAAGGCGTTGCCGGACGCTTGGACTTGCGGCGGGTCCTTCCCGCCGGCCCTGGCGGGGCTCGGGCCGCTGGTGCCGCTCACCGCGTGTTTACTGCAGCGGCGCGGCGAGACCAGCGCCGGATCGCGGCTGGGACCGGGTTACGGCGGCAAAACCGCCTTCAGCTTTGCATTTCcggactcttttttttctttctttctttcttctttttaatactcttACCCGTAATTCAGCCTgaatgaggctgctgctgctgccttttttttttttttaatcgcgtttcctgtttttatttaggGTCCGTCCTGTGCACCCACTTCTCTGAGATCGAGGAGAGAGGGACGCGGGGAACTTTTTTGGGGACCGGGACGTGTGGGCGGGGGCACTGCTTTGCCGTCTGCGCCCTGAGCCCTGCTCCGGTGGAGAGATGGAGAGCCAGGAGAGGACTGATAGGAGGCGCTTCGGGAGGGGAAGCGAGTGGGGATGGGATTTCCGGGGTCGGAGTGGGGGACGCTGTGGGGCAGCCAGTGCCGGCGGCCCAAGTACCAGGTTCAAGCGCAGCACCCTTGGGATCTGCCCAGTTTGCTTATGGAGAGGTCTGGAGCCGTTGGATGATTGGGCAGCTTTCATTTCGTTCAGGTGTCCCCAGGAAGGAGGGCGCTGTGGGTCTCGAACCCCACTGGACCATCAAATGGGGCTTCTTTCCCCCGGGGCTCCTGCAGAAACCCCGACAGACGCCACCCCCAGAAATGTCCTGCAAGCACGGTCACGCGTGTGTGAGGTGTGTGCCCTGGGGCAGGGAGCAGCTTCCTTTCCCAGGAATCTCCCCGGGAAAGGTTCACTGCTCCAGAGGGACTTTGAAACCGAGAACTAATCCCACTGCTCACTTCCAGAGGGGCTGCACACCCACCGCTGGCGTGCCTGAGTGCCTCAGTGTTCTTCTCAAGTGAATGGTGCCATGGGGTTTTTTCCATGTATCTTCAGTTAACCAGGCTCAGCACAGTGAAAACTTGCTGACCCACACGTTTACAATTAGCTGATCCAGAATCCTGGTTCCTTTAGACGCCAAAGCATTTAGTCATCTGAACGTATGTCGCCTAACAGTTTGCTTGGTGTTCGGACCTGGGACGTGGGGTGTCCTTTCAGAGCCATAGAGTCTAAGGTACCCACCTGGATGCTCTCCTGTAAAACCCTGCTACCCTTACCCACCAGGTTTGAGGAACATGATAAGTGGGGGTGAAGATTCTTCTGATTTAGGAGGCTGCCAGCAAACACAAGGAGAGCAGAATAGagctttctcttctgttctccccAGAGCAGAAATCGCCAACCCCTTCACATTCCCATGTCCTGCTGTGGCTTAATGTCTTGATGGTGGGATTCTGTCCATTCTGGCTCAGGAGAGCTCTGACTAGCACATACTGAGGTTCATTCTCTTCTGGTGCTTTCAGCAAAGTAGTGGAAAACACccggggtgtgggggtggggtgggaggatgaGTATACTCTTAAAATCTAGTTGGCAGTTGCCAGCTCTAAAGACAAGCCAAGCTTACTTCCCCTCACCTCTCCACCCACCTTTAGAAACAACACTGTCAATACAGATGTTTCTGGAATTAGGGCAACTGCCCCAGAGGTCCTTCTGGCCACACTGATGTCCCTTTCTGGCGGGACAAGCTGCATTTTTGCTGCTTTGGTCCTTGCCCAGGAAGGACGGGTAAAGTACACCTTTGAATGATGCTTGGGGCTCCgttctttctcttgctttattACGGATCCCCCCGGGGGCCAAGGCTAAAAACAAGGCAGGCTGGCAGGGAGAGTACCAGCCCCCGGGGGTGCTTACAAGGCAAGACAATCCATAAGTAGAAACCAGCCTCAGACCTGGTTAGCTTTGCTTTTGTGCCTATGTCAAGGGAgattgtggggtggggggagaatggGGGAGTATGAGGGGTCAGTTCCTGCTTCACCTTGTTTTCCTTTAATTGCACAGTTAAAGGGAGAAGTGAATGTGCAACTTATGAAGCAATTCCCCTTTGGTTAGCTTATTtttcaaaaccattttttttagagagcacctccctccctccagctgcTTCTGTGGGTCTGACGGTGGGGCTTGGGGCCCCACCAAGTGTTTCCTTACCGTGGGACCTCAGAAGAGCTCTTTCCGCCACTCTCCAGAGGACAAACACTTTTCCCAGCCAAGCGGTTGGAGGGGCAGGACTGGAGGGCAAGGCTCCCAGGAGGGTCAAGGAAGGTCAGTGCCCCGCTGCCCCCGGGTCAGAGTCAAGACGCGTGTGGTAATTAGCCGCCAGCCCGTGGAGGGTGGTGGGAGCCTGACTGATTtgggagaaaggaaaacatcttCATTTTGGGGCCACTGCTGGTGTTTCATAAATGACAAAGGTTGCAAaactcctcctctctccctgcagtTAATGCTAAAACTGAATTTTCTTCAACTTGGTTGGTGGAAATCCCCTGCAATCATATCAGAAATACTGCCAGTTTcaaggtgggggaaaaaaacaattaaagaaaCTGGGGAGCCTCTCTCTTCACTCTTTTCCTTGCAGACAAATACTGACTTGCTTTGGGTCATTACAAAATCtggctccctctcccttccctggaggCCAGCACAGCCCCTGGGGCCTGAGGTTGGTGCTGCACTGGTGTGGCTTGTAGAAGTCTCCACTCCTCCCCATCAGAGGTGGTGATCTGACCCCCCTCAGAGAAGGGCTCTTGGGGCTTCTCCTGGAAATGGGTGTTTTCCAAGGCTGCTTACTTTCTGAGCCGAGAGGGAGAGTCCTCAGAGTGATGGGTGTGTCTGTTCCTAAAGTGGTATTTCAGTTCACTGTGTTTCACTCACTTTGGGGGAAATTGCTTTTTCCACTTAGAGGAAATGCCAGGAACGTGACAGTAagtggggatggggggatgggTGAGGGGAGAGCTGCAGAAAGGGAGTGAGCTGCTTGAACTGGATTTTACTGTCTTGGAGGGATGCCGTATTCGTTTCCCGTGGCTGTCAATAACAAATTCTTACAGTTTTTGTGGcccaaaacaacacaaatgtattccctcacagttctggacccaaaagttcaaaatcaaggtgtctgtATGGCCTCCCTCTCTCCAGGGACccccctgcctcttccagcttctgaggGCTCCAGCTGTTTttggcttgtggcagcatcaTCTGATCTCTGCCCCTGTGTTCACACGGCTCCTCCTCTCTGTCTTGTCTTCTCCTCTTGTGTCTCTTAGAGGGACAGCTGTCATTGGATTTGGGGGTCCACCTGAACGGTCCAGGATGAATTCATCTCAGGGTCCTTAATTACATCAGCAAAGACCCTTTCTACACAAAGttaattttccaaataattcATGGGTTCTGGGGATGAAGGCAGACATATCTTTAGAGGACACCATTCAGCCAACTGCAGAAGGATGGGAGTGTGTTTCTTTGGTATTTTCTGGGGAAGGTTTGAGCACAGTCATCTTTGCAGGGAATGGAACGCTCCCTACGTCTGGGCCCTGTACTTCCCTGTGAGTGACATCAGGCAAGGATTTCGGAGTCACTAGAGGTCCCGTAGCCACCAGCCTTCCTTCCGCCCTCCTGCTGCCCTCTGCCCAGCTTTGTGAACTGGCAGCCGCCTTAGAAGTTAGCTCTGCTGTGAGTAGCACCCTCCACAATCAGGGTCccaaaggcagaaaagaaaattccTGGAATTCAAAGGAACTACCAAGAGACCAGGCTCTTCACCTGCAGGGAATTGTTTCAGCCCCTCTTAGTCTTCTCTGGTCCTACCTGACCTAGGACAGCGCTTTCTCAGCTCAGGGCTCCCCACCTCTGTCTGGGGACACACAACCCTTCCCATTTTGGAGTTTCCTCTCTTGAGCAGTTGTTGGACTGGCTCAGTTTTGTTGCTATGTCCCTATGTCCTCCTCCTGAGCGGCCACTATTGTGAGATGGGGCGGGATGGCGCTGGTGGTGTGGGAAGGGATTTGGGGAGCCCCACCCCTATTACTGAAGCTTGTAGGGATGGAAGCTCTCTGGAGGGGCAGGGCTCTTATTCCACCTCCCCATCTAGAATTGCAGAGgggcattgcctttttttctgtTGGTTGTGAAATCTTGGAGACATGCTGTCTTCTCAATGGGGAAGCAGGTTCATAGCTGTGATACTGAAACTTTAAGTCCTTTATACATAGGCGGGGTGGGGTGCAGAGGTGATGGAGGAATTGCCATATGGAAGAAAAAGTACGTCTTTGGAGTCAACCAGACTTGATTTTAATCccaatcacttaaaaaaaaatttttttttatgtggaccatttttaaagccattttttGAATCTGTTacagtgttgcttctgttttatgttttggtttttggacctagaagcatgtgggatcttaagtccACTACCAAGGATCGAACGCataccccctgcgttggaaggcaaagtcccaacccctggaccgccagggaaatcctTCCCAACCACTAGGCAAGTCACAGAACCCTCGCAAGCCTCAGAGTCCCCAGTTTTAACAACTGGAATAGCAATTTTATAGCCAGTCTTGAGCATTTCATATAGTCATGTGTAAAGTGCCAGGCACACTTTTATGTCTGTAAAAGAGCTGAGGTGTACAGGGTGTGTAGAACgtcttgtgggattttagttccatgaccagggatggaacctgggccctaagaagtgaaagtgtggagtcctaaccactggaccaccagggaattcccacgtttccatttttaatgtgcatttttaatTGTGAccagtgtgctgtgtgcttagtctctgTTGTgctcgattctttgcaaccccatgggctgtagcctgccaggctcctttatccatgtggattctccagcaaggatactggagtgggttgccttgccctcctccaggggatcttcccaacccagggatcgaaccctgcatTAGGCATAtgcttttttactttaatttttatgttttaattgtggtaaaatatatgtaaaatttaccatttagaTCATTTTTTCAAGTGTATTTCATTCTGTGGCACTTAGTACATTCACATCATCATCAACTATCACTGCTGtccatctccagaatttttttgttttgcaaaattGGAACTCTTTACCCATTAAACCCTAATGCTCTGCATGGCTCTCCccacctcagcccctggcaaccaccactcagctttctgtcTCGGAATTTGACTACTCTTGGTACCTGATACAGATGGAATcgcacagtatttgtccttttgtgactggctcgTTTCACTCAGCATCATGACCTCTGGATTCATCTGTGTTCAGCATGTGTCAGAAGCCCCCCCACCTTTTAaggactgaataatattctattgtatggatggACCGCAGTTtgcttatccagtcatctgtcgatggacacttggttacttccactttggggctattgtgaataatgctgctatgaatgtggATGTTCATAGATATCTGTTTGGGTCcttgctttgaattcttttgcCTATATACCCAGAAGcgtaattgctgggtcatatgataattctatacTTAATCGTGTGAGGGGCAAATCATGTGCTTTTGtaatttgcttttttcacttaacaggGGCACGTTAGCATTCCCCATCACTTCATCACCTGGTTATCCTTTTATTGGCAGGATAAATGTCCTAGTGCAGGGACACCATTACTTTCTCCGGCATCCTCCACTGTGGGACATTTATCTTGCttccaggcacacacacacacacaccacttttgAAGCACTGTAACAGATATTTTCAGGCATCTGAATTTTCCCGTATTCAAGAATTATCATCAAAGGTATTGACAATTTTTATGGCTCGTGGAGCTAAATATTTTTCCAGGAAATATTGAATGAGTTTATCCCAGTGATATAGAACAGTTTCATGATGGCATTTAATAATATTGGTAAAAAATGTTTTACTAATTGGCTTAAAACGTagtcatcttaaaatttttttggttttatttatttattttgctaatgaggctaaatagctttctttttggttgttAGCTGTAGGTATAGCATGAGGTTTGCTGCAGTATAACATAGCAATTAAACCCTTGACCTCTAGAATTGGATGGAACTCTGGAATTTAAACTGTAGTTTCCCTACattcctgctgtgtgaccttgatatTTCTTACCTTCTGTGATCCTcggtttcctcttctgttaagTGAAGCTAATGGGACCTGTTCCTAGTGTTgtcttgaggattaaatgagataaactaGAAAATGAACATCGCATATCATATAGTTGAtactcagcccaccaggctattctgtccaaggaattctccaggcaagaatactagagtgggttgccattcccttctccaggggatcttccccacccagggatcaaacctcgtcttccatattgcaggcagattctttaccgtctgagccaccagggaagcccaagcctaCAGCACCTGATATTCCCAGGCAATCTCCCATCCCAAGTACTAATCAGGCCCAATCCTGCTTAGCTTCTGAAATCAGACAAGATCAGGTGCATTTAGGGTGGTATGGCCATAggaatgggcttctcaggtggtgcaagtggtaaagagcccagctgccaatgcaggagaggtaagagctgtgggtttgatccctgggttgggaagatcccctggggaagggcaaggcaacccactccactactattattatcattattttatttaacaagtcTCCATTTACCCTCAAGATTAATCTTGTTACTACAGGGAGAGATGGTTTATGCTTAAGCCAAAGGGATTTGGGTTAAGCATGGGGATCCATTTTTCTGCTATAAAGGTAGACGATCAGCCCTTCTGTCAAAATGGACCTAGTCCCCAGCTGTCTGCCTGGATCTGGGTGTGAGTCTCCCTGGGGCACATGCATGAACCGATGCTTGCTGAGAGGTATGGCGGGACGGAGGCGCTGCAGGACCCTGTGCTCTGGGGTCCCATCACCCCTGCAGCATGGAAATGAGGGTAAAGACTTACGAATGGTGGAGTCCAGAATTCATCTTGGTGATCGTTTCTGTCCACATCCAGTTGCTCCTTCGTGCGGTTTGGTCCCACAGGCGCAGGACCCTGGGGTAGCACCAGTGTGGGTTGCTGACCATGAAGCAGCCTTTTGCAGCCCCTTAGAGTAAAAAGTAAAGCTTCCttaggggctcagtggtaaagaatcctgccaatgtaggagacgcaagagacctgagtttgatccctgggtggggaagatcccctggagtaggaaatggcaacccatttcagtatttttgcctggaaaattccatggacagaggaacctagtgggctatagcccacggggtcacaaagaatcggacacaactgagcacagcagagtGAAATGGCGTCCAAGCTCCTCTCAAGCGCGTGTCAGGTAGCCTCAGGTGAGGGTCGTCCATCCCACACACAGTTGGTTTAAGCATGCATTTTCCTCTTTGCTGCCAATCTGTGTCTGAGGAGGATATCAATAAAACCAGGGTCTTGATCTCAAACAGCTTCATGAGAAATTTCTTCTAGTGGAAAAACCACCAAAAACCCC of Bubalus bubalis isolate 160015118507 breed Murrah chromosome 5, NDDB_SH_1, whole genome shotgun sequence contains these proteins:
- the LOC112585250 gene encoding uncharacterized protein LOC112585250, with the protein product MGSAGAYEAVLPRERTPYPASGPGPPRGRTVPVHGSCVHPSLGGRSGGRPDPAHNLGPSSGGRPLARLARRRRVHRTRVHRPRVHRLFAPGDVHKPVPRLFVVPLSPPKSLVPVLSPTSQTQPEEKQQVLLPLLLTLRLPRLPPLRLGLEGRQPRCLWKLHLALLQNKFISVSRSGVFPAVSTHKDVTAIGDSGPPNVNI